The Fictibacillus arsenicus genome contains a region encoding:
- a CDS encoding diacylglycerol/lipid kinase family protein: protein MMKRYFFIINTNNSKAVRAFNRLKKDLDKEEISYRTFYTEHKGHAVEIAKKIIYINKDSIKAIIAVGGDGTIHEVFNGIKDHPEIPLGFISGGSGNDIVRVLAKKIKGSKSQIAYLKRNRLIKSDAGLIHMIGRSMKDQVFLSAIGIGLDGEVARYTNEARYKKVLHRMRLGTFAYVITLFKVLKSFKPASVELEIDGQVHTFDTVWLVAVGNMPYYGGGMKICPEARYNDGRLDVCVVHNISLTKLLMLFISVFWGGHVKVQGVSQFTCRNITVNTNRPVAIHADGEYKGTTPVSIEINPLSVPIKV, encoded by the coding sequence ATGATGAAAAGATACTTTTTTATAATTAATACGAATAACTCAAAAGCAGTGAGAGCATTCAATCGGTTAAAAAAGGATTTAGATAAAGAAGAGATTTCATATCGAACTTTCTATACAGAGCACAAAGGCCATGCTGTTGAAATAGCTAAGAAAATAATTTACATAAACAAAGATTCTATTAAAGCTATCATCGCGGTAGGCGGAGATGGGACAATCCATGAGGTGTTCAATGGGATAAAAGATCACCCTGAAATCCCTCTTGGCTTTATTTCGGGTGGTTCAGGAAATGACATTGTTCGTGTACTTGCAAAAAAAATCAAAGGCAGTAAAAGTCAAATTGCCTATTTAAAAAGAAACAGGTTAATCAAAAGTGATGCCGGGCTTATCCATATGATCGGAAGAAGCATGAAGGATCAAGTTTTTTTAAGTGCGATTGGAATCGGCCTTGACGGAGAAGTTGCCAGATATACAAATGAAGCTCGTTACAAAAAAGTTCTTCACAGGATGAGATTAGGAACTTTTGCATATGTTATTACACTTTTTAAAGTTTTGAAATCCTTTAAACCAGCTTCTGTGGAACTTGAGATCGATGGGCAGGTGCATACTTTTGATACGGTATGGCTTGTAGCGGTTGGAAACATGCCCTATTATGGAGGGGGTATGAAAATATGCCCGGAGGCTCGTTACAACGATGGAAGACTGGATGTGTGTGTTGTACATAATATCTCGTTAACAAAACTTCTTATGCTTTTTATTTCAGTCTTTTGGGGCGGACATGTAAAAGTGCAAGGAGTTTCACAGTTTACATGCCGTAATATTACAGTGAATACTAATAGACCAGTTGCGATTCATGCGGATGGTGAATATAAAGGAACAACACCAGTTTCCATTGAAATAAATCCTCTGTCTGTACCGATAAAAGTTTAA
- the thpR gene encoding RNA 2',3'-cyclic phosphodiesterase translates to MERHLFVALQLQADVKSTLDQMCQEIKKEHSFKTWVHPDDYHITLAFLGKAARDQLMILNPLLQETVQKYEAFALNINHFGFFGNKENPRIFWTGVEEQVKLYNLQKQVAFACRQADFTLEKRSYSPHITLARKHLDSSALPVDSEKWWDIYGREIQFLAENVVLYETHFEKQPKYQIVQSFSLTR, encoded by the coding sequence ATGGAAAGGCATTTATTTGTGGCACTGCAGCTGCAGGCCGATGTAAAATCAACTCTTGATCAAATGTGCCAAGAAATAAAAAAGGAGCATTCATTTAAAACTTGGGTTCATCCCGATGATTATCATATTACACTCGCTTTTTTAGGAAAAGCAGCACGCGATCAATTAATGATATTGAATCCTTTATTACAAGAGACCGTGCAAAAGTATGAAGCCTTTGCATTAAACATTAACCATTTTGGTTTCTTTGGAAACAAAGAGAACCCAAGAATCTTTTGGACTGGTGTTGAAGAACAGGTTAAATTATATAACCTTCAAAAACAAGTGGCATTTGCATGCAGGCAGGCTGATTTCACCTTAGAGAAAAGATCCTACTCTCCTCATATTACACTTGCACGAAAACATTTAGATTCATCAGCACTGCCTGTTGATTCAGAAAAATGGTGGGATATTTATGGGAGGGAAATTCAATTCCTGGCAGAAAATGTTGTTCTATATGAAACACATTTTGAAAAGCAGCCGAAATATCAGATTGTACAGTCCTTTTCATTAACTAGATAA
- the cysK gene encoding cysteine synthase A: MRVVTNIAELIGDTPIVKLNRLPHSEGADVYVKLEYYNPSRSLKDRAAYNMIIEAEKKGDLKEGSTIIEPTSGNTGIGLAMNAAARGYKSIIVMPNTMTEERINLLKAYGAKVVLTPGDEKMPGAIKKARELAAEIPNSFMPMQFENPSNPDAHRQSTAIEIKEAIEEIGKPFTAFIAPAGTGGTITGTGETLKSMFPDLTVHVVEPKGSPVLSGGKPGKHKLVGTSPGFIPAILNQNVYDEIVQVNDEDAYDITRRLASEEGILVGPSSGAAVFAALKIAERRKKGEVVICMTCDSGERYLSSDLFQFNS; this comes from the coding sequence ATGAGAGTCGTAACAAACATCGCGGAACTGATTGGAGATACACCTATTGTTAAATTAAACCGCTTGCCTCATTCAGAAGGTGCAGATGTGTACGTTAAGCTTGAGTACTATAATCCTAGCCGAAGTCTGAAAGATCGAGCTGCTTATAATATGATTATTGAAGCCGAGAAAAAAGGCGATTTAAAAGAAGGTTCTACGATTATTGAACCGACTTCCGGAAATACAGGGATCGGACTTGCTATGAATGCTGCAGCAAGAGGCTATAAATCTATAATAGTTATGCCAAATACGATGACTGAAGAAAGAATAAATTTATTAAAAGCCTATGGAGCAAAAGTTGTACTGACTCCAGGGGATGAAAAAATGCCTGGAGCGATAAAGAAGGCAAGAGAACTTGCAGCAGAAATTCCAAACAGCTTCATGCCTATGCAATTTGAAAACCCTTCTAATCCAGATGCTCACAGGCAAAGTACAGCAATTGAAATAAAAGAAGCCATCGAAGAAATAGGCAAACCATTTACTGCATTTATTGCACCGGCTGGAACTGGCGGAACAATAACGGGTACAGGTGAAACGCTTAAATCAATGTTTCCTGACCTAACCGTTCACGTTGTAGAGCCTAAAGGATCTCCTGTACTTTCTGGCGGAAAACCAGGAAAACATAAGCTCGTGGGAACTAGTCCCGGCTTCATCCCTGCGATTTTAAACCAAAACGTATATGATGAAATTGTTCAAGTAAATGATGAAGACGCTTATGACATTACAAGACGTCTTGCTTCAGAAGAAGGCATACTTGTAGGTCCATCTTCTGGTGCTGCTGTTTTCGCAGCTCTAAAGATAGCAGAAAGACGAAAAAAGGGAGAAGTAGTGATCTGCATGACTTGTGACTCAGGCGAACGCTACCTCTCAAGCGATCTATTTCAATTTAATTCATAA
- a CDS encoding MFS transporter: MNKTFDQTSISLKGFYLLFFFGLGSLFPLLGVYFKEEVGLSGTEIGTLMSISPVVMIFAQPLWGMITDFSRRPRSVLGLTLLLTAGLGYSILLLDSYLWLLLLLILFSFMQSALVPVSDSILLNYVQKENKQYGNYRLFGAVGFAIAVYIAGRLAETFGTQVIFYMFAAVLFLCILFVFNMPKENQSLKTDMKKGIDKLIKMPSFIIFLIATFLVFGPIFANNFYFGFYIQETGGTLAGVGLAFLLAAGSEAPFMKFAGLTIKKWGMMQIMMFAAAVSAVRWTFYFFEPSFSIVLATTIAQGFSVGLFIPAAMEYVRMYTPSEVRATAVSLYSAVGNGLGSWFCTFVGGIIFDKFSIFYTYLFFGVLSFAGLLMVIILSKMEQEPVLVHRSI, translated from the coding sequence ATGAACAAAACTTTTGATCAAACCTCAATCAGTTTAAAAGGCTTTTATTTGCTTTTCTTTTTTGGTCTAGGAAGTTTATTTCCCTTATTGGGTGTGTATTTTAAGGAAGAAGTGGGACTTAGCGGGACTGAAATAGGTACATTAATGTCCATTAGTCCTGTTGTCATGATTTTCGCTCAGCCTCTCTGGGGGATGATCACCGACTTTTCACGACGTCCGCGGTCAGTACTGGGCTTAACCTTATTATTAACAGCTGGATTGGGATACAGTATATTATTGCTGGATTCGTATTTGTGGCTCTTGCTGCTGCTCATATTATTCTCATTTATGCAAAGTGCTCTTGTACCTGTATCAGACAGTATATTACTTAATTATGTTCAAAAAGAGAACAAGCAGTATGGGAACTATAGGCTGTTCGGTGCTGTAGGTTTCGCAATTGCGGTATATATCGCAGGAAGACTTGCTGAAACTTTTGGTACCCAAGTAATATTTTATATGTTTGCAGCAGTTCTTTTTCTGTGTATTTTGTTTGTATTTAATATGCCAAAAGAAAATCAGTCACTAAAAACGGATATGAAAAAGGGTATTGATAAGCTGATAAAAATGCCCTCTTTTATTATTTTTCTTATCGCTACATTCCTTGTTTTTGGACCGATTTTTGCAAATAACTTTTATTTTGGTTTTTATATTCAGGAAACGGGAGGCACTCTTGCTGGTGTAGGACTCGCTTTTTTATTAGCTGCAGGCAGTGAAGCTCCTTTTATGAAATTTGCTGGGCTTACGATCAAAAAATGGGGCATGATGCAGATTATGATGTTTGCAGCAGCAGTCTCTGCTGTTCGCTGGACTTTCTACTTTTTTGAGCCGTCCTTTTCAATTGTCTTGGCTACCACCATTGCTCAAGGGTTTTCAGTTGGTCTATTCATTCCAGCAGCAATGGAGTATGTTCGGATGTATACGCCTAGTGAGGTAAGAGCGACTGCAGTTTCATTATATTCAGCTGTGGGGAACGGACTTGGTTCTTGGTTTTGTACGTTTGTTGGCGGAATTATTTTTGATAAATTTTCAATCTTTTATACGTACTTGTTCTTTGGAGTCCTTTCATTTGCGGGTCTATTGATGGTTATTATTCTTTCAAAAATGGAACAAGAACCCGTTCTTGTACACAGATCAATTTAA
- the pepV gene encoding dipeptidase PepV, giving the protein MSKINWSEEVEKRKEQLLEDTKGLLKIPSILDETKGTKDAPFGPEIHQALTYLLDLGKESGMSAKDVDGYAGHLEMGSGEELVGILCHVDVVPAGEGWTVDPFGAEIKDGKIFARGAIDDKGPTMAAFYAMKIIQELKLPLSKRVRMIIGCDEESNWQCVRYYFKNEEMPDFGFAPDADFPIINAEKGIFDVEFTLGGDSGNYDGLQLMSFESGQRLNMVPDRAAAKIKGSDLENIEKAFVSYAESKGMQCNSFIENGEIKLQTEGKSAHGSTPEIGKNAGLELAEFLNGYTFSGQGKAFLALLEAVTGEYTGNKLGIAAEDDASGKLTVNSGVMKFNSDGGKVGLNIRYPVTHNSNEIEETLFKRAKDDNWDLRIIENNPPNYVDEKHPLIKTLQKVYEEQTGEKGDLIAIGGGTYARSLNTGVAFGALFPGREDVAHQKDEYMYIDDLLRASAIYAQAIYELAK; this is encoded by the coding sequence GTGTCAAAAATAAATTGGTCAGAAGAAGTTGAAAAAAGAAAAGAACAGCTTTTAGAAGATACAAAAGGTCTATTGAAGATCCCAAGTATCTTGGATGAAACGAAAGGAACAAAGGATGCTCCATTTGGTCCAGAAATTCATCAAGCATTAACGTATTTGCTGGATCTAGGAAAAGAAAGCGGTATGTCAGCCAAAGATGTTGATGGATATGCCGGACACTTGGAAATGGGAAGCGGGGAAGAACTGGTCGGTATTCTTTGCCATGTGGACGTTGTGCCGGCAGGGGAAGGATGGACGGTTGATCCATTTGGAGCTGAAATAAAAGACGGTAAGATCTTTGCAAGAGGCGCGATTGATGACAAAGGACCAACGATGGCTGCTTTTTATGCAATGAAGATTATTCAGGAACTAAAGCTTCCTTTATCGAAAAGAGTTCGAATGATTATAGGCTGTGACGAAGAAAGCAATTGGCAATGTGTAAGATATTATTTTAAAAATGAAGAAATGCCTGATTTCGGCTTTGCTCCTGATGCGGATTTTCCGATTATCAATGCCGAAAAGGGTATATTTGATGTTGAATTCACCTTAGGCGGCGATAGCGGGAACTACGATGGTCTTCAACTTATGTCATTCGAATCTGGTCAGCGTTTGAATATGGTTCCTGATCGTGCAGCTGCAAAAATAAAAGGCAGTGATCTAGAAAATATCGAAAAAGCATTTGTAAGTTATGCAGAAAGTAAGGGCATGCAATGTAATTCTTTTATTGAAAACGGGGAAATAAAATTGCAGACAGAAGGAAAATCTGCGCATGGCAGTACACCTGAAATCGGCAAAAATGCAGGTTTAGAGCTTGCGGAATTTTTGAACGGATATACTTTTTCGGGGCAAGGGAAAGCATTCTTGGCTTTACTCGAAGCTGTTACAGGGGAATACACCGGTAATAAGCTTGGGATTGCAGCTGAGGATGATGCTAGCGGGAAATTAACCGTAAATTCGGGAGTAATGAAATTTAATTCTGATGGCGGCAAAGTTGGATTGAACATCCGTTATCCGGTTACACATAACAGTAATGAAATAGAAGAGACACTATTTAAGAGGGCGAAGGATGATAATTGGGATCTCAGAATCATCGAAAATAATCCTCCAAATTATGTTGATGAAAAACATCCATTGATCAAAACACTGCAAAAAGTATACGAAGAGCAGACAGGGGAAAAAGGAGATTTGATTGCAATTGGAGGCGGTACTTACGCTAGGTCTCTGAATACAGGAGTTGCTTTCGGTGCATTGTTCCCAGGCCGAGAAGATGTGGCTCACCAAAAAGATGAGTATATGTATATTGACGATTTATTGCGAGCTTCAGCTATATACGCTCAAGCTATTTATGAGCTGGCAAAATAG
- a CDS encoding potassium channel family protein has product MYILQKFFKQLVVNKLGIFSFTFFIVIFSSIVMRILEPETFPGWFDALWYVMTTVTTVGYGDFYPVTIAGRTYAIFIFLIGIGIAGLAIGKLVEALGAHRKRKEEGRLNFKGKGHFVIIGWSEKAKYAISEIIETHPELDIVLIDQLNITPITHKNVHYIQGDPSSESVLLQANINDAQSVLVFSDDSIQDSALADGKTLLVVTSVERLNHHIHSTVEIKKEENIQNFRHAKVDEFVLSHETVSRMAVRSAFSRGITEIYTQLLSYKEGENLFEVKKKGEWKTYKDAFEGLLKEGATLISDGSDLGINKKLNEPIREDARLYIICSKEVYESLT; this is encoded by the coding sequence GTGTATATCTTACAAAAATTTTTCAAGCAGCTAGTTGTAAACAAACTAGGGATTTTCTCCTTTACTTTTTTTATCGTCATTTTTTCTTCAATTGTTATGCGTATATTAGAACCGGAAACATTTCCTGGATGGTTTGATGCTTTATGGTATGTAATGACAACCGTTACGACTGTAGGTTACGGGGATTTCTATCCGGTAACTATAGCAGGCAGAACTTACGCTATTTTTATCTTTTTGATTGGAATTGGCATTGCTGGCTTAGCAATTGGGAAATTGGTTGAAGCTTTAGGAGCTCACCGGAAACGAAAGGAGGAAGGAAGGTTGAATTTTAAAGGAAAAGGTCATTTTGTTATTATTGGCTGGTCTGAGAAAGCAAAGTATGCGATTTCTGAGATTATTGAAACTCACCCAGAATTAGACATCGTTCTCATCGACCAATTAAACATAACACCTATAACACATAAAAATGTACATTACATACAAGGCGATCCTTCAAGTGAGTCTGTGCTGCTGCAGGCTAACATTAACGATGCTCAATCCGTTCTTGTTTTTTCAGATGATTCTATCCAAGATTCAGCATTGGCAGATGGAAAGACACTACTGGTAGTGACATCGGTTGAAAGGCTTAACCACCATATACATAGTACCGTTGAGATAAAAAAAGAGGAAAACATTCAAAATTTCAGGCATGCTAAAGTAGATGAGTTTGTTTTGAGTCACGAAACTGTTTCTCGAATGGCTGTACGCTCTGCCTTCTCAAGGGGAATCACAGAAATTTATACGCAGCTTTTGTCATATAAAGAAGGCGAAAACCTTTTTGAAGTAAAGAAAAAAGGTGAGTGGAAGACATATAAAGATGCTTTTGAAGGACTTTTAAAAGAAGGAGCCACACTGATTTCTGACGGAAGTGATCTAGGTATTAATAAAAAATTAAATGAACCTATACGTGAAGATGCCAGACTATATATTATTTGCAGTAAAGAAGTGTACGAATCTCTCACTTAG
- a CDS encoding DeoR family transcriptional regulator has protein sequence MSPSTDRMLNRVKALYLFIRKKGTVTTRELVEEFGTTQRTIQRDLNVLSYNNLVTSPARGMWETTAKKVKVS, from the coding sequence TTGAGTCCTTCAACTGACAGAATGTTGAATCGTGTGAAAGCCCTATATTTGTTTATACGCAAGAAAGGTACTGTAACAACACGAGAATTAGTTGAAGAATTTGGAACTACACAGCGAACAATCCAGAGGGATTTGAATGTACTTTCTTATAACAATTTAGTAACAAGTCCTGCCCGCGGAATGTGGGAAACAACAGCAAAAAAAGTAAAAGTATCATAA
- a CDS encoding PRC-barrel domain-containing protein codes for MRLYADKIIGAKAEHDAAPLDEHKVNDILFNMYDHRLCYFTFTIENRSPEREEMPADRHMESVVAATSGIGTQNTPMTGSAYPETNYSEVKETYFIPWHQIVDINEEKLVFEGNERQKEEPIECYSYLAVKDWPVIDQSGEKIGKIKDLVMDTERQQAVGFVLSEGFWKSLFGHDEKYMPITGQPDWKTQEWKIERTPDLLLKNTPEEL; via the coding sequence ATGAGGTTATATGCTGATAAAATAATTGGTGCAAAAGCTGAACATGATGCGGCTCCTCTTGATGAACATAAAGTAAACGATATTTTATTCAATATGTATGATCACCGTTTATGCTATTTTACTTTCACGATTGAAAACAGAAGTCCTGAACGTGAGGAAATGCCTGCTGACCGGCATATGGAATCTGTTGTCGCGGCAACATCTGGGATTGGAACGCAAAACACACCTATGACAGGTAGCGCTTATCCTGAAACAAATTATAGTGAGGTTAAAGAAACTTACTTTATTCCTTGGCATCAGATCGTAGATATTAATGAAGAAAAGCTTGTGTTTGAAGGTAATGAACGACAAAAGGAAGAACCAATTGAATGCTACTCTTATCTTGCTGTAAAGGATTGGCCAGTAATAGACCAGAGTGGTGAAAAGATTGGTAAGATTAAAGATCTTGTCATGGATACTGAACGTCAGCAGGCGGTTGGATTTGTCCTTTCTGAAGGATTTTGGAAAAGTTTATTTGGTCACGATGAAAAATATATGCCGATTACAGGTCAGCCAGATTGGAAAACACAAGAGTGGAAAATTGAACGTACTCCTGATTTGCTTCTCAAGAATACACCTGAAGAATTATAA